The following are encoded together in the Tetrapisispora phaffii CBS 4417 chromosome 5, complete genome genome:
- the TPHA0E02650 gene encoding C2H2-type zinc finger protein (similar to Saccharomyces cerevisiae RGM1 (YMR182C) and YPL230W; ancestral locus Anc_6.256), which produces MKSKSPAPTKRPASNKKKFKCEGFGECKMAFTRQEHLARHQRRHTGEKPFQCEICLKFFSRFDNMNQHRDAVHLTRRSGSAKQFIIEQNIHSSMNMLPSDSTMQLNTQQYMMQNPSYLSVCQHTTPHQNNVMVQSVLQHPSFQRSSSPLLRSQSLLQPQAKSLPTPQLVRRTSPLPYLHPQQQFMAPMPQTYIDTPRGTNSPVSMMGGASGLRHIKLPPIIFNTAETNSMPKDSISAPAINPYRPHSPLDQTTLSSMRVLAPHHNNTNPNSFNNLNMSSTSNQANSNVRLPMLSTALGDHASNIISR; this is translated from the coding sequence ATGAAGTCGAAATCTCCTGCCCCCACCAAACGTCCTGCCTCcaacaaaaagaaattcaaatgcGAAGGGTTTGGCGAATGCAAAATGGCTTTCACCCGGCAGGAGCATCTGGCAAGGCACCAGCGCAGACACACGGGGGAAAAGCCGTTCCAATGTGAGATCTGCTTGAAGTTTTTCAGCAGGTTCGACAACATGAACCAGCACAGGGACGCCGTCCATCTGACAAGAAGGTCCGGGAGTGCAAAACAATTCATCATCGAGCAAAATATACATTCCTCCATGAACATGCTGCCCTCCGATTCCACCATGCAGCTGAATACTCAGCAGTACATGATGCAGAACCCGTCGTACTTATCAGTGTGTCAGCATACGACTCCGCATCAAAATAACGTGATGGTGCAGTCCGTGCTGCAACATCCGTCATTCCAACGCTCGTCTTCGCCTCTGCTACGATCGCAGTCGCTTTTACAGCCACAAGCAAAGTCGCTCCCCACGCCGCAGTTGGTGCGTCGCACCTCGCCGCTTCCATATTTGCACCCTCAACAGCAATTCATGGCGCCAATGCCCCAGACTTATATTGACACACCAAGAGGAACGAATTCGCCGGTCAGCATGATGGGCGGTGCCTCCGGCCTGCGTCATATTAAACTACCCCCAATCATTTTCAACACGGCTGAAACAAACTCCATGCCAAAGGACTCCATATCGGCGCCCGCGATCAATCCATACAGACCCCACTCTCCACTGGACCAAACAACGCTTAGTTCCATGAGAGTGTTGGCTCCACATCACAACAACACGAATCCGAATAGTTTCAACAATCTGAACATGTCGTCGACGTCGAATCAAGCCAATTCAAATGTAAGACTACCCATGCTGTCGACCGCATTGGGTGACCATGcatcaaatattatctCCCGTTGA